The following is a genomic window from Paenibacillus thiaminolyticus.
CGGAAGGTGATATGCTGATTCGCATACTTGTGATCCGGGGCGACGACGAACCATACTTCATCCTGATAGAGCTCCTCCCGCTCTACTTCCCCGGAATGACTATCGGGCTCTCCTCCGCATACCGCGATATCCGCCGCATAATTGATGAGCTGCTCCAGCGCCTCCTGCGTGTTCGCCGTTGTAATCTGCACCTCAATTTCCGGATGCTTGCTTTTGAATCGGGCGGCCCATCTTGGAATGAGGCAGCTCGTTGCCAAATACGTCCCGACGATACGCAATCTCCCGCTGCGATGAGTTCGATAGTTTTCCACGATCGCTTCGATTTGCTCTTCCAATGCAAAAAGCCGCTTTGCCGGATTCATTATTTTTTGTCCAATGGCCGTAAGCGCGACTCCCCTTCCTTTCGGTTCGAATAAAGATACTCCCAATTCCTTCTCGAATTTCTTGATCTGGGCCGTGATGGCCGGCTGGCTAATATTCAGCTTCTCCGCCGCTTTCGTCACGCTCCCTGTCAAGGCAACGGTATAACATATTTTGAGGGCATGCAAATTCATATGAAGCGCTCCTATTATATATTTTCATTATATGTAGCGTTCAAAATATATTATTATTCTATATTTTTCAATAGTATACTCGAGACGATAACGGAAGTAAATATGGAGGGCTGAGCCTTGGCAAAGACGACTTTATACTTGACGAGACATGGACAGACGGAATGGAATGTGGAAGAGAGAATGCAGGGGCACAAAGACTCGCCTCTTACAAGCTTGGGCGTGCTTCAAGCGGAATGGCTGCAGCACAGATTAGCGCCGGTGCCGTTGGATGCGCTCTATTCAAGCTCCAGTCTGCGGGCTTGGAGAACGGCCCGGATCGCGGCGGGCAATAAGCAGGTCAGCATCAGACCGATGGATGAACTAATGGAAATCAATATGGGGCTGTGGGAAGGACAGCATATCGAATTTATCGAGAATCAGTTTGCGCAGCAGTATTTTCATTTTTTCAACCGCCCG
Proteins encoded in this region:
- a CDS encoding LysR family transcriptional regulator, whose product is MNLHALKICYTVALTGSVTKAAEKLNISQPAITAQIKKFEKELGVSLFEPKGRGVALTAIGQKIMNPAKRLFALEEQIEAIVENYRTHRSGRLRIVGTYLATSCLIPRWAARFKSKHPEIEVQITTANTQEALEQLINYAADIAVCGGEPDSHSGEVEREELYQDEVWFVVAPDHKYANQHITFRQMMTEPFIMREEGSAVRERLFALCKTNMVSPPQVALQFSGLNETIHAVASGYGASFISSLAAREYVDRGALARVHVDELLPVNTIALCTRKHEKSEAYVTEFISIIRRHLHGLANGAN
- a CDS encoding histidine phosphatase family protein, producing the protein MAKTTLYLTRHGQTEWNVEERMQGHKDSPLTSLGVLQAEWLQHRLAPVPLDALYSSSSLRAWRTARIAAGNKQVSIRPMDELMEINMGLWEGQHIEFIENQFAQQYFHFFNRPDLYQPTGFGETYEQLIGRAIPAIDSIISRHQGETVLIVTHRITLKTIMGYYGKKTLHELGTLPDIQSASLSKISIEDHVPMIEMYGDTSHYQ